A window of Plantibacter sp. PA-3-X8 genomic DNA:
CAGACGCCGGTGCTCGCCGTCATCGCGGCGATCGCGGTCGCGTCGATGGCCGGCATCCCACCGCTCTTCGGGTTCGTCGCGAAGGAGGCCGTCTTCACCTCGCTGCTGGAGGGCGCGCTCGAGGGTGACGTGTGGGGTTGGGTCGCGATCATCGGGACCGCCGTCGGGTCCGTGTTGACCGTCGCGTACAGCGCCCGGTTCCTCTGGGGTGCCTTCGGAGACCGGCGCGGCGCCGCGCCGACCGAACTGCATGCCGAATCCGGAACGATCATGATCGCGCCGGGCATCCTCGCCGTCGCGACCATCGCTCTCGGCTTCGCGACGAAGCCCATCGATACGGTGCTCGCGCCCTACGCGGACTCCGTGGGGGAGGGCGACTACCACCTCGCGCTCTGGCACGGCCTCGAGCCGGCGCTCGGCATCTCGGCCGTCGTCGTGCTGCTCGGTCTGCTGCTCTTCCGCTGGAGGCTCCCGGTCGCGCGTCTGCAGGACCGCCTGCCACCCCTCATCGACTCCTCGAAGGGGTACTGGGCGGCGACCCAGGGCATCGACCGGCTCTCCGCGAAGGTTACCCTGTTCGCCCAGCGCGGCGGGCTCGTCCAGTACCTGTCCACCATCCTCGTGGTCTTCGTCCTGACCCTCGGCACGATCGCCCTCCTCGGGCGCGCCTGGCCGAGTGAGATCCGGCTGTGGGACTACCCCGCCCAGGTGGCCATCGCCTTCATCATGGCGACCGCGGCGATCGCGGCCGCCCGGGCGAAGCAGCGCATGGCCGCCGTGCTGCTCGTCGGCGTCACCGGGTTCGGGCTCGTCGCGCTGTTCGCCCTGCACGGCGCTCCCGACCTCGCGCTGACCCAGGCCCTCGTCGAGACGATCACGATCGTGGTGTTCGTCCTCGTGCTCCGCCGACTCCCGGCCAAGATCGCCCAGCGCAACGCCCCGGTCCACCGCGTCCGTCGGGTCGTCATCGGCACGCTGACCGGCCTGGTCATGGGGCTCATCGGGATCATCGCCCTCGGCGCCCGACAGGCCGAGAGCATTGCGACCGAGCTGCCCAGGCTCGCCGTCGAGGAGGGCCACGGCAAGAACATCGTCAACGTGATGCTCGTCGACATCCGGGCCTGGGACACCATGGGCGAGATCTCCGTGCTCGTCGTGGTGGCCACCGGCATCGCGAGCCTGCTCTTCGTCTCACAGCGGGGCGCCGAGGTCCCGCGCCTCAGCGGTGCGCGGCGTCGACGGATCCCGGGCCTCCGATCCCAGGTCGTGTCAGACCCCCACCTCGCGGACAGCGAGATGGAAGCACCTCGCGACGCGGTGGGGCGGCACTCATGGCTCATCGGTGGCCGGGCGATCGCCGAGGCGAACCGTTCGATCCTCCTCGAAGTCCTCGTGCGGCTCCTCTTCCACCCGGCGATCGTCGTCTCCGTCTTCCTGCTCTTCGTCGGCCACAACGAGCCGGGTGGTGGCTTCGCCGGCGGTCTGCTCGCCGGCCTCGCGCTTGTGATGCGGTATCTCGCCGGCGGACGCTACGAGCTCGGCGAAGCCGTGCCGATCGATGCGGGCAAGGTGCTCGGCGTCGGACTGCTGCTCGCGGTGGGGACGGCCGTCGGTTCCCTGTTCTTCGGCGGTGAGGCGCTCCAGTCCGCGTACTTCTCGGCCGACGTCCCGATCCTCGGACACCTCTCGTTCGGCACGTCCAGCATCTTCGACATCGGCGTCTACCTCGTCGTCGTCGGACTGGCGCTCGACATCCTGCGCAGCCTCGGGGCCGAAGTCGACCGTCAACAGGAGGAAGCCGACATCGACGAGCAGAGTACGGACGAGTTCTCGGCGAGTGAGGCCGAGCAATGAGCGCCTCACTGACCCTCGTCGTCCTGATGGCCGTCATGTACGGCACCGGGGTGTACGTCATGCTCGAGCGGAGCCTCACCAGGTTCCTCATCGGGTTCGTGCTCGTCGGCAACGCGACGAACCTCCTCATCCTGATCATGAGCGGCCCGAGCGGCACCGCACCGCTCGTCACGGGCACCGCCTCCGACGACCGCATGGTCGATCCGGTGCCGCAGGTGCTCATGCTCACGGCCATCGTCATCAACTTCGGTGTGACCGCCTTCATCCTGGCGCTCATCTACCGGACCTGGTGGTTGGCACAGCTCGGCGACGAGGGTGACACCCTCAGCGATGAGCACGCCGACGACACCGAGGCGGCGACGGAGGCGGTCTTCAACCAGGTCGACCTGGACGACGAGGCCATCCAACGGGTCCTCGACGAGAGCAACGAGCACGGCGACGACAGTCACACGACCAGGAAGGGGGCAGGCGAATGAACGCACTCGTCCCGCTCGTGGTCATGATCCCGCTGATCGGCTCGGCGATCGCGCTCATGTTCCGCAACCGCCGCAAGACGCAGGTGGCGATCAGCGTCGTCGCGCTCACCGCGGTGACCGTGATCAGCGCGATCCTGCTCGCGGCAGTCGACCAGAGCGGCACGATCGTCGTGGAGCTGGGCGGCTGGTCCCCGCCGTGGGGCATCGTGCTCGTCGTCGACCGGCTGTCGGCGATCATGCTGCTCGTCGCGGCCCTGATGCTGCTGGGCGTCCTCATCTTCGCCATCGGTCAGGGCATCGTCGACGGCGACCGCGAGACGCCGGTGTCGATCTTCCACCCGACCTACCTGGTCCTGGCGGCCGGGCTGTTCGACGCCTTCGTCGCGGGCGACCTCTTCAACATGTACGTCGGCTTCGAGATGCTCCTCGCCTCCAGCTACGTGCTCCTCACCCTGGGCGGCACCGGAGCACGGATCCGCGCCGGCGTCACCTACATCGTCATCAGCCTCATGTCGTCGCTGCTCTTCGTCGCCGCGATCGCCCTCATCTACGGCGCGACGGGCACGGT
This region includes:
- a CDS encoding Na+/H+ antiporter subunit A, encoding MATILLVFAAIAVATPTLTRVLSTKVFYFIACMPAAAFVWTLFQTGTVTAGGTVVETIEWIPQLSIALSFRMDTLAWLLSLVVTGVGALVLLYCGRYFSSTEPGLGRFAALLFAFAGTMFGLVTADDIIVMFMFWEITSVLSYLLIGHYTDRKESRGAALQALLVTTFGGLVMLVGVIMISVQAQSTSLASIVEQGLTGPATTVAILLILVGAISKSALVPFHFWLPAAMAAPTPVSAYLHAAAMVKAGIYLVARLAPGYADTPGWDAMLVGLGVLTMVAGAWRSLRQYDLKLVLAYGTVSQLGFLMVISGYGTRDSALAAVALLLAHAIYKAALFLVVGIIDHRAGTRDWRHLSGLGRQTPVLAVIAAIAVASMAGIPPLFGFVAKEAVFTSLLEGALEGDVWGWVAIIGTAVGSVLTVAYSARFLWGAFGDRRGAAPTELHAESGTIMIAPGILAVATIALGFATKPIDTVLAPYADSVGEGDYHLALWHGLEPALGISAVVVLLGLLLFRWRLPVARLQDRLPPLIDSSKGYWAATQGIDRLSAKVTLFAQRGGLVQYLSTILVVFVLTLGTIALLGRAWPSEIRLWDYPAQVAIAFIMATAAIAAARAKQRMAAVLLVGVTGFGLVALFALHGAPDLALTQALVETITIVVFVLVLRRLPAKIAQRNAPVHRVRRVVIGTLTGLVMGLIGIIALGARQAESIATELPRLAVEEGHGKNIVNVMLVDIRAWDTMGEISVLVVVATGIASLLFVSQRGAEVPRLSGARRRRIPGLRSQVVSDPHLADSEMEAPRDAVGRHSWLIGGRAIAEANRSILLEVLVRLLFHPAIVVSVFLLFVGHNEPGGGFAGGLLAGLALVMRYLAGGRYELGEAVPIDAGKVLGVGLLLAVGTAVGSLFFGGEALQSAYFSADVPILGHLSFGTSSIFDIGVYLVVVGLALDILRSLGAEVDRQQEEADIDEQSTDEFSASEAEQ
- a CDS encoding NADH-quinone oxidoreductase subunit K; the encoded protein is MSASLTLVVLMAVMYGTGVYVMLERSLTRFLIGFVLVGNATNLLILIMSGPSGTAPLVTGTASDDRMVDPVPQVLMLTAIVINFGVTAFILALIYRTWWLAQLGDEGDTLSDEHADDTEAATEAVFNQVDLDDEAIQRVLDESNEHGDDSHTTRKGAGE